A window of Methanobacterium veterum contains these coding sequences:
- a CDS encoding flavodoxin family protein produces MKIGIIVHSRTGHTHFVAQRLQEKLSADGHAVDIQQLRLAGGQDVPGKDSMIQNPPDLNGYDRVIFGAPVHAFSLSKVMEAYLTQVSSLTGKTVACFVTKGLPFGWTGGNRAISEMKEICESKWATVSGTGIVIWNKNRQKQIDDLVEKFSGLLDLDDKMGGML; encoded by the coding sequence ATGAAAATAGGGATCATTGTTCATTCCCGAACAGGCCATACGCATTTTGTTGCCCAGAGGCTCCAGGAAAAACTTTCTGCAGATGGGCATGCAGTAGATATTCAACAGTTGAGGCTGGCAGGAGGGCAGGATGTCCCTGGCAAAGATAGCATGATTCAAAATCCACCTGATTTAAATGGGTATGATAGAGTTATATTTGGAGCTCCAGTACATGCATTTTCCCTTTCAAAAGTAATGGAAGCTTATTTGACACAGGTTTCATCTCTTACAGGTAAAACTGTGGCATGTTTTGTTACAAAGGGTTTACCATTTGGCTGGACCGGTGGAAATCGTGCAATTAGTGAAATGAAGGAAATTTGTGAATCTAAATGGGCTACTGTTTCTGGAACTGGAATTGTAATCTGGAACAAAAACCGCCAAAAACAAATTGATGATCTTGTCGAGAAATTCAGCGGATTACTTGATTTAGATGATAAAATGGGGGGTATGCTATGA
- a CDS encoding nucleotidyltransferase domain-containing protein: protein MNRINLPEDVEIVITDYIDIFNTKLPDLMESFYLIGSVVLNDYHKGKSDIDFISIIKNEINTSEVEKIKEIHKKIGSKYPKSRLEGSYVTPKQVKVLDKNEVPVVYFDGKHVRYNGKSGNNGIVTCFILKNYAITVTGKPPEYYIPHIDVDDLVSYVKLNANIYWTNWTEKASKRLSVI from the coding sequence ATGAACAGGATCAATTTGCCAGAAGATGTTGAAATAGTTATAACTGACTATATTGATATTTTTAATACAAAATTGCCGGATTTAATGGAATCATTCTATCTTATCGGTTCTGTGGTATTAAATGATTATCATAAAGGTAAAAGTGATATTGATTTTATTTCTATAATTAAAAATGAAATAAACACTTCTGAAGTGGAAAAAATTAAAGAAATACACAAAAAAATTGGGTCTAAATACCCTAAAAGCAGGTTAGAAGGTTCTTATGTTACACCAAAGCAGGTTAAAGTACTGGATAAAAATGAAGTACCTGTTGTGTATTTTGATGGGAAACATGTAAGATATAATGGTAAATCTGGAAATAATGGTATTGTAACCTGTTTCATATTGAAAAATTATGCTATAACTGTAACCGGCAAGCCTCCAGAGTATTATATTCCACATATCGATGTTGATGATTTAGTCAGCTATGTTAAATTAAATGCAAATATCTACTGGACTAACTGGACTGAAAAGGCATCAAAAAGACTTTCGGTGATATAG
- a CDS encoding TIGR04076 family protein: MTPKCKITVLKKNLYEDLAKEYCQSEVTSCPAFSEGQEFITGFEKPEGFCDWAWNDIHKFVTVLLSGGNFSKDIFQGWMKDDKTMIACCTDAIRPVTFKIERIDE, from the coding sequence ATGACACCAAAATGTAAAATAACGGTTTTAAAGAAAAATCTTTATGAAGACCTGGCAAAAGAATATTGTCAAAGCGAAGTTACATCATGCCCTGCATTTTCAGAAGGGCAAGAATTCATTACTGGATTTGAAAAACCAGAGGGGTTTTGTGATTGGGCATGGAATGATATCCATAAATTTGTGACAGTTTTGCTCTCTGGAGGTAACTTTTCGAAGGATATATTTCAAGGATGGATGAAAGATGATAAAACTATGATCGCTTGCTGCACTGATGCTATACGGCCGGTGACTTTTAAAATAGAAAGAATTGATGAATAA
- a CDS encoding aminoglycoside adenylyltransferase domain-containing protein, whose translation MVLFGQKVEWGVLGISRLYYTMYEMDIVSKYEAGKYVLEGVPPDFEKILKEALRIRKGESKSYYSSPFKRRKDTLSFMWYMIPQFND comes from the coding sequence TTGGTACTCTTTGGGCAAAAAGTGGAGTGGGGAGTGCTGGGTATATCTCGACTTTATTATACCATGTATGAAATGGACATAGTGTCCAAATATGAAGCGGGAAAGTATGTATTAGAGGGGGTTCCTCCAGATTTTGAAAAGATACTAAAGGAAGCTTTAAGAATCAGGAAGGGTGAATCAAAAAGTTATTATAGTTCTCCTTTTAAGCGCAGGAAGGATACATTATCGTTTATGTGGTATATGATTCCCCAGTTCAATGATTAA
- a CDS encoding MarR family winged helix-turn-helix transcriptional regulator, translating into MDVAEIWEYLERVEKVIHSKHHKAAKKYGLTLEQFHLLIELDELELDIISEKALPPTIGEIAADMGNAPHTLSGRIKRLEKKGLIKKIRDEKDLRINRVVFTEKGQDLINTIKKETGDEFIHKAAKMDEKTLKDLLNGLKELNESLSE; encoded by the coding sequence GTGGATGTAGCTGAAATATGGGAGTATTTGGAACGTGTGGAAAAGGTGATACATTCAAAACATCATAAAGCAGCCAAAAAATATGGTTTAACACTGGAACAATTCCATTTACTTATAGAACTGGATGAGCTGGAATTAGATATAATTTCTGAAAAGGCTTTACCTCCTACAATTGGAGAAATAGCTGCAGATATGGGCAATGCACCTCATACACTATCTGGAAGAATAAAAAGACTTGAAAAGAAAGGGCTGATTAAAAAAATACGGGATGAAAAAGATCTCAGGATAAACAGGGTTGTTTTCACGGAGAAAGGTCAAGATCTCATCAATACCATTAAAAAAGAAACAGGCGATGAATTCATCCATAAAGCTGCTAAAATGGATGAAAAAACGTTAAAAGATCTTTTAAATGGTTTAAAAGAATTAAATGAAAGTTTATCTGAATAA
- a CDS encoding EFR1 family ferrodoxin (N-terminal region resembles flavodoxins. C-terminal ferrodoxin region binds two 4Fe-4S clusters.), which yields MNLEIYYFSGTGNSLAVARDIAEKMGGDLISIPSVMDKKSITTDADVIGIVFPVYYLGTVNIPLVVQRFVMKLDGISTKYIFAVCTFGGGAGSTLAILDEMIKARGGRLASGFGVQMPQNAFRKPFENKTKLYSNWKEKKLDFICEHVKAKDGWFDTDGLFIGLVVAIIERMMKVGFLNRSSLRSMKKTARLQEDSDFTLDEVIRFMDRSYSTDENCTGCGTCSKVCQVRNIEIVDNKPAWQHHCENCLACIKWCPQSAIHGYGKLPGGYHHPDVDILDMLRES from the coding sequence ATGAACCTAGAAATTTACTATTTCTCTGGGACTGGAAATTCATTAGCTGTAGCAAGGGATATTGCAGAGAAAATGGGCGGTGATTTGATATCAATACCGTCTGTAATGGATAAAAAAAGCATAACAACTGATGCAGACGTGATAGGCATCGTTTTTCCGGTATATTATTTGGGAACTGTCAACATTCCCCTTGTTGTACAGCGATTTGTCATGAAACTGGATGGGATAAGTACAAAATATATATTTGCAGTGTGTACATTTGGCGGAGGGGCTGGTTCTACACTGGCTATACTGGATGAAATGATCAAGGCACGCGGCGGCCGACTTGCATCGGGATTCGGTGTTCAAATGCCACAGAACGCTTTTAGAAAGCCTTTTGAAAATAAAACAAAACTTTACAGTAATTGGAAAGAGAAAAAACTTGATTTTATTTGTGAACATGTCAAAGCAAAGGACGGCTGGTTTGATACCGATGGGTTATTCATTGGTCTGGTTGTGGCTATTATAGAAAGGATGATGAAAGTTGGTTTTTTAAATAGATCTTCCCTAAGATCAATGAAAAAAACAGCACGTCTTCAGGAAGATTCGGATTTTACATTGGATGAAGTCATTCGTTTTATGGATAGAAGTTATAGCACTGATGAGAATTGTACGGGCTGTGGTACATGTTCAAAGGTTTGTCAGGTGCGTAATATTGAAATAGTTGATAATAAACCTGCATGGCAGCACCACTGTGAGAACTGCCTGGCGTGCATTAAATGGTGCCCACAAAGTGCAATTCACGGCTATGGGAAACTACCTGGGGGCTATCATCATCCGGATGTGGATATTTTGGATATGTTAAGGGAAAGTTGA
- a CDS encoding flavodoxin family protein, with protein MDQDFQKPKQMERSFGKMKSILILYSYHHHNTEKIATAIAQVLSADIILPKDVNPESIQDYDLVGFGSGIYSAKHDESLLKLADRLPEVNNKDAFIFSTAGITGKSKISKDHSTLKDKLESKGYTIIDEFQCKGFNTNSFLRLFGGMNKGRPNIEDLKRAEEFAKSMILDS; from the coding sequence ATGGACCAGGACTTCCAAAAACCAAAACAAATGGAAAGGAGTTTTGGAAAAATGAAATCAATACTAATTTTATATTCTTACCACCACCATAATACTGAAAAGATAGCTACGGCAATTGCCCAAGTTTTAAGTGCAGATATCATACTGCCGAAGGATGTAAATCCAGAATCAATTCAAGATTATGACCTCGTTGGATTTGGTTCAGGGATATACAGTGCAAAACATGATGAATCTCTGCTTAAGCTTGCAGATAGATTGCCTGAAGTTAATAATAAAGATGCATTCATTTTTTCAACTGCAGGAATAACGGGGAAATCCAAAATCTCAAAAGATCACTCTACACTCAAAGATAAGCTGGAATCTAAAGGTTATACCATCATTGATGAATTCCAATGTAAAGGTTTTAACACCAACAGTTTTCTTAGGCTATTTGGGGGAATGAATAAGGGTAGGCCTAACATTGAAGACCTAAAACGTGCGGAAGAATTTGCTAAGAGCATGATTTTAGATAGTTAA
- a CDS encoding DUF2812 domain-containing protein → MRETKTACHWWWGWNPEKIENWLEEMELNGWNLVSVGFAYIVFKFEKGESRKMRYCVDYQINVGNNYFELFKEDGWELADDKIIPWYIWRKSYENERPSIYTDTKSLIERNNRLIKTVGILVPLEIAILYRVFESGSDEIKSTLMMFIILIFIFLGYVTAQLYRCNKKLEKSEIRL, encoded by the coding sequence ATGAGAGAAACTAAAACTGCTTGCCACTGGTGGTGGGGCTGGAACCCAGAAAAAATAGAAAACTGGCTTGAAGAAATGGAATTAAACGGCTGGAATCTGGTCAGTGTAGGTTTTGCTTATATAGTCTTTAAATTTGAAAAAGGGGAAAGCAGGAAGATGAGGTACTGCGTTGACTATCAAATTAACGTGGGAAATAATTATTTTGAGCTCTTTAAAGAAGATGGTTGGGAATTAGCAGATGATAAAATCATTCCATGGTATATTTGGCGTAAATCCTATGAAAATGAAAGACCGAGTATTTATACTGATACTAAATCATTAATTGAGAGAAATAATCGATTGATCAAGACTGTCGGTATCCTGGTACCTTTAGAGATAGCTATACTTTATCGAGTTTTTGAAAGCGGTTCTGATGAAATTAAATCAACATTGATGATGTTTATTATCCTAATTTTTATATTCTTGGGATATGTGACAGCACAGCTTTACAGATGCAATAAAAAGCTTGAGAAAAGTGAAATAAGGTTATAA
- a CDS encoding MFS transporter, translating to MDSAETKTTERYALWVSILVSFMVAYISSSVNIALPEIGETFALNSIFLGWIPTSYLLFTGIFLIPFGKIADNYGKKKIITYGIIIFTLASILSAAAPSGTILLISRILQAVGGAMIFGNVYSMIASVFKKKDKSRALSVSVGISYVGLSTGPILGGFLTQFLGWRSIFAFAVPFGIAALFILLKLEEKLEDDENENISLISTSVFALSLIGIMVGFSEITTYFGILALIVGSLGVLIFIWLQKIVKNPLIHPKLLFDRVYIINNLTSLVNYAPGIFTIFILTLYLQNIKGLSPDQAGLLLSVQSVFIAIFSISESKLLKFLWPRFIAAIGMGLTAVGLTLFLFLGENTSLWLIVVALAVIGSGYGLSASSSTQISVGYFENKFYGVSTATLNTMRVVGQMMGMGVTLAVLNIFMGQSPLTPSNYASFIEASKIPFLIFAILCYTSIYGYFIIRRKN from the coding sequence ATGGACTCTGCCGAAACAAAAACCACTGAGAGATATGCGCTGTGGGTAAGTATTCTGGTCAGTTTTATGGTTGCATATATAAGCTCTTCTGTAAATATTGCCTTACCCGAAATCGGGGAAACATTTGCACTTAATTCCATATTTTTAGGGTGGATTCCAACATCGTACCTACTTTTTACAGGCATATTTTTAATTCCATTTGGTAAAATAGCAGATAACTATGGTAAAAAGAAAATTATCACCTATGGAATAATAATATTCACACTGGCAAGTATTTTATCTGCTGCAGCCCCTTCTGGAACTATACTATTAATATCAAGAATTTTACAGGCCGTTGGAGGGGCCATGATCTTTGGAAATGTGTATTCCATGATTGCATCTGTTTTCAAGAAAAAGGATAAAAGCAGGGCACTTTCTGTAAGTGTAGGGATAAGTTATGTCGGTCTTTCCACTGGACCTATCTTAGGTGGGTTTTTAACCCAGTTTTTAGGCTGGAGATCTATTTTTGCATTTGCGGTGCCATTCGGTATAGCAGCGCTGTTTATCCTTCTTAAGTTAGAAGAAAAACTTGAAGATGATGAAAATGAAAATATCAGCCTGATCAGCACTTCAGTTTTTGCATTATCATTAATTGGTATAATGGTGGGCTTTTCAGAGATTACCACTTACTTTGGAATTTTAGCATTAATAGTAGGTTCTTTAGGAGTTTTAATCTTCATATGGCTTCAAAAAATAGTTAAAAATCCCCTTATACATCCTAAATTGTTATTTGACAGGGTTTACATCATTAACAATTTAACATCCCTTGTAAACTATGCCCCAGGCATATTCACAATTTTTATTTTAACCCTGTACCTCCAGAATATAAAGGGATTGAGTCCTGATCAGGCAGGACTATTACTGAGTGTTCAATCTGTTTTTATAGCTATATTCTCAATTTCAGAGAGTAAATTATTGAAGTTCCTGTGGCCCCGTTTTATAGCAGCCATAGGGATGGGGCTTACTGCAGTGGGATTAACCCTATTTCTGTTTTTAGGAGAGAACACAAGTTTATGGCTTATAGTAGTTGCCCTTGCTGTTATTGGGTCAGGATACGGGCTTTCTGCTTCTTCCAGTACTCAAATTTCAGTAGGGTACTTTGAAAATAAATTTTATGGAGTTTCCACCGCGACGTTGAACACCATGAGGGTAGTGGGCCAGATGATGGGAATGGGAGTAACTTTAGCTGTTCTAAATATTTTTATGGGACAATCTCCTCTTACACCCAGTAACTACGCTTCTTTCATTGAAGCCAGCAAAATACCATTTTTAATATTTGCTATTTTGTGTTACACCTCAATATACGGTTATTTCATTATAAGGAGAAAAAATTGA
- a CDS encoding TrmB family transcriptional regulator, with protein sequence MTVNKNTIEALKNLGLSDYETKAYIANISLISATAAEISLESNVPRSKIYEVLKSLAKKGFVEIEKGKPLKFNVVPPHEIFEKSRREIKERLDGAETELNFIYENQIPKVPAPIWLVNSPEKNVNKELEIISRAKNSLFILGGFMFQNEIPEFKKRLNKVIKRGVTTKIVLAPSCTIDDDKIDIVNEIGELDCEMKIFQVPHIKIVIRDEKEMIITFCKRIENNLISQTAIGIWNQHNEFVETISGVYNFIWTAEPFSNPTALKKQSKYENIPPKP encoded by the coding sequence TTGACTGTAAATAAAAATACAATAGAAGCTCTGAAAAATTTAGGGCTTTCCGATTATGAAACAAAAGCATATATAGCCAACATATCTCTTATCAGTGCTACAGCTGCTGAAATTAGCCTTGAATCAAATGTACCACGTTCCAAAATATATGAAGTTCTTAAAAGCCTTGCAAAAAAAGGTTTTGTTGAAATAGAGAAAGGAAAACCCTTAAAGTTTAATGTTGTACCTCCCCACGAAATTTTTGAAAAATCAAGGAGAGAAATTAAAGAACGGCTCGATGGTGCAGAGACTGAACTGAATTTTATCTATGAAAACCAGATTCCCAAGGTTCCGGCACCTATATGGCTGGTAAACAGCCCTGAAAAAAATGTAAACAAGGAACTTGAAATCATCTCACGCGCTAAAAACTCGCTTTTTATTTTAGGGGGTTTTATGTTTCAAAATGAAATTCCAGAATTTAAAAAACGATTAAATAAAGTTATTAAAAGAGGAGTAACTACAAAAATTGTATTAGCTCCTTCATGCACTATTGATGATGATAAAATTGATATAGTAAATGAAATAGGTGAATTGGACTGCGAAATGAAAATATTTCAGGTACCCCACATTAAAATAGTAATTAGAGATGAAAAAGAGATGATTATAACCTTCTGTAAGAGGATAGAAAATAATCTAATATCCCAAACTGCCATAGGGATATGGAATCAGCATAATGAATTTGTTGAAACCATAAGTGGAGTTTACAACTTCATATGGACAGCTGAGCCATTTAGTAACCCAACAGCCCTTAAAAAGCAAAGCAAATATGAAAATATACCACCCAAACCATGA
- a CDS encoding ArsR/SmtB family transcription factor — MKKVFLWWLIAGSKGGENRARIILELNRRPYNANKLAQKLSLDYKTIRHHIDVLEENNLVKSTGESYGALYFLSDEMEKGFDIFLEIWEEFKE, encoded by the coding sequence ATGAAGAAAGTGTTTTTGTGGTGGTTAATAGCAGGTAGTAAAGGCGGAGAAAACCGTGCCAGGATAATACTTGAATTAAATAGAAGACCATATAATGCTAATAAACTTGCTCAAAAGCTTTCACTTGATTATAAAACAATAAGGCATCATATAGATGTTCTAGAGGAAAATAACCTGGTAAAATCCACGGGGGAATCTTATGGTGCATTATATTTCCTCTCTGATGAAATGGAAAAGGGATTCGATATATTCCTGGAAATTTGGGAAGAATTTAAGGAATGA
- a CDS encoding DUF2812 domain-containing protein, with the protein MNEIKTAWHWWWGWNPEKIEDWLEEMELEGWNLFQVDFNHIRFKFEKGESRKMRYCVDYQENVDENYFEIFKEYGWELADDGILPWYIWRKSYENERPSIYTDTISLIERNNRQLWIVGVLIVMDTIVFYSTFNGGYIGIGLGLLFLMILALGYIMMQLYLYNKKLEKNEMKL; encoded by the coding sequence ATGAATGAAATTAAAACTGCTTGGCACTGGTGGTGGGGCTGGAACCCAGAAAAAATAGAAGACTGGCTTGAGGAGATGGAACTGGAAGGCTGGAATTTATTTCAAGTTGATTTCAATCATATCCGTTTTAAATTTGAAAAGGGAGAAAGCAGGAAGATGAGATACTGCGTTGACTACCAAGAAAATGTTGATGAAAACTATTTTGAGATTTTTAAGGAGTATGGTTGGGAATTAGCTGATGATGGGATTCTCCCATGGTATATTTGGCGTAAATCTTACGAAAATGAAAGGCCGAGTATTTATACTGATACAATATCCTTAATTGAGAGAAACAACCGCCAGCTTTGGATTGTTGGGGTTTTGATAGTCATGGATACAATTGTATTTTACTCCACATTTAATGGAGGTTACATTGGAATAGGGTTAGGGCTGCTTTTTTTAATGATTTTAGCCTTAGGATACATTATGATGCAGCTTTACCTGTATAATAAAAAACTGGAAAAAAATGAAATGAAGCTTTGA
- a CDS encoding MFS transporter yields the protein MAEPSIKRKKDLNYQLSGLNYRLMTAVLFWCGLIVMSGMYLTIPLISVFSTSFNISPNDAAWTSTIFCIFFAAGCLVYGPLSDRYGRKKIILIGMVLLTIVSPLVGLFDNIYWIIALRAVQGLVAATFSPVALAYIVEMFPDTKKLTATGFLVTGFLMAGITGQVISGFINQYLSWNYVFSIMGIFYFITIFIVMALPYDDIQRPKSSVIRAIVQMGSLFEIKTLVLTYAVDIMLLMSMMCMYTALGYYLSGPQFGLNSQEILYIRAVGIIGILFASTSGLLAKKFHFFSVLIAGLLIAAVSLILLGMVSNVILLTALSVVFVAGMAVATPNVIELIGQLGGKARGSALSIHTVILFIGAGIGPILATSLLTTGISSLPYLVMGIMLIIGVGLSFLIKRSFNNEPVGN from the coding sequence ATGGCTGAACCCTCAATTAAAAGGAAAAAAGACCTAAATTACCAGTTATCAGGTTTAAATTACAGGTTAATGACAGCAGTTCTTTTCTGGTGTGGTTTGATAGTGATGTCTGGCATGTATCTTACTATACCTCTGATCTCGGTATTTTCAACGTCATTCAATATATCACCAAATGATGCGGCGTGGACCAGTACTATTTTTTGTATATTCTTTGCCGCCGGCTGCCTAGTTTATGGGCCTTTATCTGATAGATATGGTCGAAAAAAAATTATTTTAATAGGCATGGTCCTGTTAACTATAGTATCACCACTTGTAGGTTTATTTGATAATATTTATTGGATTATTGCTCTTCGAGCAGTTCAGGGATTGGTTGCTGCTACATTTTCGCCGGTGGCACTGGCTTATATTGTGGAAATGTTTCCAGATACTAAAAAACTGACAGCTACAGGTTTTCTGGTTACTGGATTTTTAATGGCAGGAATAACTGGCCAGGTCATAAGTGGTTTCATTAATCAATATTTAAGCTGGAATTACGTGTTTAGCATCATGGGAATATTTTATTTCATCACTATTTTCATTGTAATGGCGTTACCTTATGATGATATTCAACGCCCTAAAAGCAGTGTTATAAGAGCTATTGTCCAGATGGGCTCATTATTTGAAATAAAAACACTGGTACTTACATATGCAGTGGATATAATGCTTTTAATGTCAATGATGTGCATGTACACCGCACTGGGATATTATTTAAGTGGACCTCAATTTGGTCTAAACAGTCAGGAAATTCTGTATATAAGGGCTGTAGGGATAATAGGTATTCTTTTTGCTTCAACTTCAGGTTTACTTGCCAAAAAATTCCACTTTTTCAGTGTTCTCATTGCAGGATTACTAATAGCTGCAGTAAGCCTTATATTGTTAGGAATGGTCTCTAATGTGATACTGCTCACTGCATTAAGTGTGGTTTTCGTGGCAGGTATGGCAGTAGCAACTCCAAATGTTATTGAGCTTATAGGTCAACTTGGAGGAAAAGCAAGAGGATCTGCTCTCTCAATTCATACAGTTATTCTATTTATAGGGGCAGGTATAGGCCCTATTCTTGCTACTAGTCTGTTAACTACTGGAATCAGTTCATTACCTTATTTAGTCATGGGGATTATGCTGATTATTGGAGTTGGACTGTCATTTTTAATCAAAAGATCATTCAACAACGAACCAGTTGGAAATTAA
- a CDS encoding EFR1 family ferrodoxin (N-terminal region resembles flavodoxins. C-terminal ferrodoxin region binds two 4Fe-4S clusters.) produces the protein MGMEIYYFSGTGNSLYITLELQKRIPETELMPIVGLLDMDIVKTSAETVGIIFPIHLAMAPQVVIEFLKKMDLKSAEYIFAVATREGSQHRAFADFKKVLGKKGKDLNSYFTLNMASNDPKFKNWHPAAAEELADMESEVQNNLEYIQDIILNKDESHEKDTHFTVHMPIFSIFSLVLPVLNKFYNVEFYANSKCTGCGTCKKVCLSGKIKMVNGKPVWQKKVDSFFCHACLNYCPEQAVQIKSNLFLKSYTEENDRYSHPYATADDIAGQKNNLKYFQSTLE, from the coding sequence ATGGGCATGGAAATTTACTATTTCTCAGGAACTGGAAACTCATTATATATAACCCTGGAATTACAAAAAAGGATCCCAGAAACGGAATTAATGCCCATAGTGGGCCTCTTAGATATGGATATCGTAAAAACCAGTGCAGAAACAGTGGGGATTATATTTCCTATTCATCTTGCAATGGCCCCTCAAGTTGTAATTGAATTTTTGAAAAAGATGGACTTAAAATCAGCCGAATATATATTTGCAGTCGCAACACGTGAAGGCAGTCAGCACAGGGCCTTTGCTGATTTTAAAAAGGTACTGGGCAAGAAGGGTAAAGATCTAAACTCCTATTTTACTTTGAATATGGCAAGCAACGACCCCAAGTTTAAAAACTGGCACCCGGCAGCAGCAGAAGAACTGGCAGATATGGAATCTGAAGTTCAAAATAATCTGGAATACATTCAGGATATTATTTTAAACAAAGATGAAAGCCATGAAAAAGACACTCATTTCACTGTTCATATGCCTATTTTTTCGATTTTTTCACTGGTCCTTCCAGTTCTTAATAAATTTTATAATGTTGAGTTTTATGCTAATTCAAAATGTACAGGTTGTGGGACCTGCAAAAAGGTTTGTTTATCTGGCAAGATAAAGATGGTCAATGGAAAGCCGGTATGGCAGAAAAAGGTAGATAGTTTCTTCTGCCATGCATGTTTAAATTACTGCCCAGAACAAGCGGTTCAAATTAAATCTAACCTCTTTTTAAAGTCTTACACTGAAGAAAATGATAGGTATTCTCATCCTTATGCAACAGCAGATGATATTGCAGGACAGAAAAATAATTTAAAGTATTTTCAATCAACTTTGGAATAA
- a CDS encoding flavodoxin family protein — protein MKIGIVVHSQTGNTCKVAQKLREKLSASGNEVEIQRVKMVGGDKPQGKDIKIENPPNVGKYDALIFGAPVHAFSLAPAMKVYMEQMTSLQDKKVACFVTKAMRFNWTGGTRATGQMKRICQDKGAVISGTGIVVWNKHRNEKIDELVEEFRGLFDL, from the coding sequence ATGAAAATAGGTATTGTTGTTCATTCACAAACAGGTAACACCTGCAAAGTCGCTCAAAAACTTCGGGAGAAGCTTTCAGCATCTGGGAATGAGGTAGAAATTCAGAGGGTGAAAATGGTGGGAGGCGATAAACCGCAGGGTAAAGATATAAAGATTGAAAACCCTCCGAATGTAGGTAAGTACGATGCATTGATTTTTGGAGCTCCTGTACATGCTTTTTCCCTTGCACCTGCCATGAAAGTATATATGGAACAGATGACTTCACTTCAGGATAAAAAAGTGGCATGTTTTGTTACAAAAGCCATGCGTTTTAACTGGACTGGTGGAACCCGTGCAACTGGTCAAATGAAGCGAATTTGTCAGGATAAAGGCGCAGTAATATCTGGAACAGGGATTGTGGTATGGAACAAACACCGCAATGAAAAAATTGATGAACTGGTTGAAGAATTCCGCGGGTTATTTGACTTATAA
- a CDS encoding MBL fold metallo-hydrolase, which yields MPQEIKTIELPIKLGVIKLGSVNCYLVKNGNDYVLIDTGPSNKRFDIEKELEDAGCTYENLNLIILTHGDFDHTGNADYLREKFDAKIAMHYGDLEIVKHGDMFSNRKGNFLIKMLAPILFSFGKSERFRPDMHVDDEHSFLEYGFDAKVIYLPGHSKGSIGILTDDGNLFCGDLLTNNKNPTLNSIIDDDEEANQSVEKLKSMELKIVYPGHGKQFSMDEMVENNEKN from the coding sequence ATGCCGCAGGAAATCAAAACAATTGAATTGCCCATTAAGTTAGGTGTAATTAAATTAGGCAGTGTAAACTGTTACCTTGTAAAAAATGGTAATGATTATGTATTAATTGATACAGGGCCTTCAAATAAACGTTTTGATATTGAAAAAGAACTGGAAGATGCAGGCTGCACGTATGAAAATCTTAATCTTATAATCTTAACCCATGGTGACTTTGACCATACTGGTAACGCTGATTATCTACGTGAAAAATTTGATGCAAAGATAGCCATGCACTATGGGGATTTAGAAATAGTCAAGCATGGAGATATGTTCTCCAACAGAAAAGGTAATTTTCTAATTAAAATGTTAGCTCCTATCCTCTTTAGCTTTGGTAAATCAGAAAGATTTAGGCCGGATATGCACGTAGATGATGAACACAGCTTCTTAGAATATGGCTTTGACGCTAAAGTTATCTATCTTCCAGGACATTCTAAGGGTTCTATAGGAATCCTTACAGATGATGGCAATCTATTTTGCGGAGATTTGCTTACAAATAATAAAAATCCCACTTTAAACTCTATTATTGATGATGATGAAGAAGCTAATCAAAGTGTTGAAAAATTAAAAAGCATGGAATTAAAAATAGTTTATCCGGGACACGGTAAACAATTTTCTATGGACGAAATGGTTGAAAATAATGAAAAAAATTAA